Proteins from one Sarcophilus harrisii chromosome 2, mSarHar1.11, whole genome shotgun sequence genomic window:
- the LOC100926346 gene encoding protocadherin gamma-A2 isoform X16, whose amino-acid sequence MVSEQNHRSCVQRLLLCFLLETLWDIGATQIRYSIPEEMEKGSFVGDIAKDLGLEPRELSERGVRIVSKGKKQHFALNVRSGSLVIADRIDREELCTQSSQCLLNFNVLVEDKLKIYSVEVEITDINDNAPRFLAEELELKISETTTPGTAHLLESAYDRDVGVNSLQSYELSPSHHFSLKVQNRAGGVKYPELVLERALDREEEAVHHLMLTAWDGGEPLRSGTARIRVTVLDVNDNAPVFSQSVYTVSVPENVSQGTILLTVNATDADEGINSQVKYFQVKIPGETAQIFQMNPFTGELSTLQNLDYEETEFHEIEVEAQDGLGLRSRAKIHVTVLDVNDNAPEVTITSVTISVAENAPPGTVIALFHVHDQDSGENGQVLCSIQGDLPFKLEKKVDNYYSLVTDRTLDREQVSVYNITMKAKDFGSPALSTDTHILLQVADINDNPPAFSQSTYSAYIQENNPRGASIYSLTAHDPDSEQNALVTYSIMESNLPLEAPPLTSIVSINSETGVLYALCSFDYEQFREFQLRVTARDSGNPPLSSNVSLTLFILDQNDNTPEILYPTFPTDGSSGVELAPRSAEPGYLVTKVVAVDADSGQNAWLSYRLLKVIEPGLFSVGLHSGEIRTVRTFLDKDAVKQNLIVAVTDNGEPPLSATVTVTVAVADSIPEILSDLNIQASPETQDDSLLTFYLVIAVAVVSCLFFAFIILLLAIRLRRWWMLQVVQAPGDHVGGVTSSQFLGIDGVRAFLQTYSHEVTLTTDSRKSQLIFPQPNYADTLLSQQSCEPKEFPLPSQSLLQAKDEQAFFQDFLLNDASRILNNTNGELQVASNIGIPSHVSFCNHLFIIFCTVFSLCISC is encoded by the exons ATGGTGTCAGAGCAAAACCACAGAAGCTGTGTACAGCGACTCCTGCTTTGCTTTCTCCTGGAGACGCTATGGGATATCGGCGCTACCCAAATCAGATACTCGATTCCCGAGGAGATGGAAAAAGGATCTTTTGTGGGCGACATCGCCAAGGACTTGGGTTTGGAGCCGAGGGAACTGTCAGAGCGAGGGGTTCGCATCGTTTCCAAAGGTAAGAAGCAGCATTTCGCTCTCAATGTCAGAAGCGGCAGCTTAGTCATCGCAGACAGAATAGATAGAGAAGAACTTTGCACCCAGAGTTCCCAGTGTCTGCTGAATTTTAATGTTCTGGTtgaagataaattgaaaatatattcagTGGAGGTAGAAATAACAGACATAAATGATAACGCACCCCGCTTTTTAGCAGAAGAGCTAGAACTAAAAATTAGTGAAACCACAACTCCAGGAACCGCACATCTCCTGGAAAGTGCATATGACCGGGATGTGGGGGTGAATTCTCTCCAGAGCTACGAGCTGAGTCCCAGCCATCACTTCTCTCTGAAAGTGCAAAATAGAGCTGGAGGGGTCAAGTATCCAGAACTGGTGTTGGAGAGAGCCTTGGACCGGGAGGAAGAGGCTGTTCACCATCTCATGCTCACAGCGTGGGACGGAGGAGAACCACTTCGTTCTGGTACTGCTAGAATCCGAGTGACTGTCCTGGATGTAAATGACAATGCCCCCGTGTTTTCTCAGTCAGTGTATACTGTCAGTGTTCCTGAGAATGTATCCCAGGGGACGATACTACTCACAGTGAATGCCACTGATGCAGATGAAGGAATCAATTCACAGGTAAAATATTTTCAAGTGAAAATACCTGGGGAAACCGCTCAAATATTCCAAATGAATCCTTTCACTGGAGAATTATCAACTTTACAAAATCTAGATTATGAAGAGACAGAGTTCCATGAAATAGAAGTGGAAGCTCAGGATGGCCTTGGTCTCAGGAGCAGAGCTAAAATTCATGTCACAGTTCTGGATGTGAATGACAATGCTCCAGAAGTGACCATCACATCTGTCACCATCTCAGTCGCTGAAAATGCTCCCCCTGGGACTGTAATTGCTTTGTTCCATGTGCATGATCAAGACTCTGGTGAAAATGGTCAAGTCCTGTGTTCTATCCAAGGGGACTTGCcttttaaattagaaaagaaggtGGACAACTATTATTCATTGGTGACTGACAGGACACTAGACAGGGAGCAGGTGTCTGTATATAACATAACCATGAAAGCAAAAGATTTTGGGAGCCCAGCTTTATCTACAGACACTCACATCCTCTTGCAGGTGGCAGACATCAATGACAACCCTCCCGCTTTCAGTCAGTCAACCTACTCTGCCTACATCCAGGAGAACAACCCCAGAGGAGCTTCCATCTACTCCTTGACTGCTCATGACCCAGACAGTGAGCAGAATGCCTTAGTCACTTATTCTATCATGGAGAGTAACCTCCCTTTGGAGGCACCACCACTGACATCCATTGTCTCCATCAACTCAGAGACTGGCGTCCTCTATGCTCTGTGCTCCTTCGACTATGAACAATTCCGGGAATTTCAGCTGAGAGTGACAGCCAGGGACTCTGGGAACCCTCCTCTCAGCAGCAACGTGTCTCTGACTCTGTTCATACTGGATCAAAATGATAACACCCCAGAAATCCTGTACCCCACCTTCCCCACAGATGGTTCCAGTGGAGTGGAGCTGGCCCCACGCTCTGCAGAGCCAGGCTACTTGGTGACCAAGGTGGTGGCAGTGGATGCAGACTCTGGCCAGAATGCCTGGCTGTCTTATCGCCTGCTCAAGGTCATAGAGCCCGGGCTTTTCTCTGTGGGCCTGCACTCAGGGGAGATCAGGACTGTCCGAACATTCCTGGACAAAGATGCCGTCAAGCAGAATCTCATCGTGGCAGTAACAGATAATGGGGAGCCTCCCCTCTCTGCCACTGTCACTGTCACCGTGGCAGTGGCTGACAGCATCCCCGAGATCCTCTCAGATCTCAACATCCAAGCTTCCCCTGAAACTCAGGACGACTCTCTCCTCACATTTTACCTGGTCATAGCAGTGGCTGTGGTGTCCTGCTTGTTCTTTGCCTTCATTATCCTTCTGCTGGCAATCAGGCTAAGAAGGTGGTGGATGCTGCAAGTTGTCCAGGCTCCAGGTGACCACGTGGGGGGAGTCACCTCCTCCCAGTTTTTGGGAATAGATGGAGTCAGAGCTTTCCTTCAGACTTATTCCCATGAAGTTACTCTCACCACGGATTCTCGAAAGAGTCAGTTGATCTTTCCTCAGCCTAACTATGCAGACACCTTGCTAAGTCAGCAGAGCTGTGAACCAAAAGAGTTTCCACTACCTTCTCAATCTTTACTTCAAGCAAAAGATGAACAAGCATTTTTCCAG GATTTTCTCTTGAATGATGCTTCCAGGATCCTGAACAACACTAATGGGGAACTCCAGGTCGCCTCTAACATAGGCATTCCTTCTCATGTAAGTTTTTGCAATcatctcttcattattttttgtacaGTGTTTTCATTGTGCATTAGttgttaa
- the LOC100926346 gene encoding protocadherin gamma-A4 isoform X18: MTAPQILPSSRGRVLLCFLLGILWEARAQQIRYSVPEETEKGAFVGDISKDLGLEPQKLLNRGARIVSRGKKQHFALNFRTGSLVTADRIDREGLCGRASVCTLNLEILLEDKVKIYRVEVEITDVNDNIPSFGIEEREVKIHESAMPGTRFPLPEAFDLDVGVNSLQKYKLSSNHYFSLLVQNGKDDAQYPELVLERALDREEEPIHRLILTAFDGGNPVGSATVLILVTVVDANDNAPQFIQSQYSVSVPENVPVKTCLLRVNATDPDEGINGDVSYYFRKITEKTSQLFELNALTGDISILENLDYEECNFYDIDIEARDGAGLLDRAKILIKVLDVNDNAPEVTITSVITSISENSSAGSVIALFNVHDRDSGENGQVMCSIPENLPFKLEKSYGNYYTLVTDRALDREQVSMYNITVTATDGGSPPLSADTHISLHIEDINDNHPVFVQTSESTYVMENNPRGTSIYSLTAHDSDIGENGHVTYSIMDDSIHGASLSSYVSINSETGVLYALHSFDYEQFRELKLGVTAKDSGDPPLSSNISLTLFILDQNDNAPEILYPAFPTDGSSGVELAPRSAEPGYLVTKVVAVDGDSGQNAWLSYRLIKATEPGLFSVGLHSGEIRTVRTFLDKDALKQNLLVAVTDNGELPLSATVSITIIVADSIPKILSELSNPEPSDDLKDSNLTFYLVIAVAAVSCLFFIFIVILLALKLHRWRTSKFLSASTGHFGNIHSSQFVGIDGVRAFLQTHTQEVSLTTDSRKSQLLFLGPNYADTISIQQTCDKKEPPLIPHESILSNEDQSFLQDFLLNDASRILNNTNGELQVASNIGIPSHVSFCNHLFIIFCTVFSLCISC; the protein is encoded by the exons ATGACAGCTCCGCAGATACTTCCGAGCAGCAGAGGGAGAGTCTTGCTTTGCTTTCTTCTGGGAATTCTATGGGAGGCCAGGGCCCAACAAATCCGATACTCAGTGCCGGAGGAAACGGAGAAGGGCGCCTTCGTGGGTGATATCTCCAAAGACCTGGGGCTGGAACCACAGAAACTGTTGAATCGAGGAGCCCGCATTGTCTCCAGAGGTAAGAAGCAGCATTTCGCCCTGAATTTCAGAACCGGCAGTTTAGTCACGGCAGACAGAATAGACAGGGAGGGGCTGTGTGGGAGAGCGTCAGTGTGTACTCTAAATTTAGAGATTCTGCTAGAGGACAAAGTAAAAATTTATAGAGTAGAAGTGGAAATAACTGATGTTAATGATAACATCCCCAGCTTTGGAATAGAAGAAAGGGAAGTCAAAATCCATGAAAGTGCAATGCCAGGAACAAGATTTCCTCTTCCAGAAGCTTTTGATTTAGATGTGGGGGTGAATTCACTGCAGAAATACAAACTGAGCTCGAACCATTACTTCTCTTTGCTTGTACAAAACGGAAAAGATGATGCCCAGTACCCTGAGCTGGTTCTGGAGCGAGCCCTGGACAGGGAGGAGGAACCTATCCATCGCCTTATACTCACTGCCTTTGATGGAGGAAATCCAGTTGGTTCTGCCACTGTGCTCATCCTCGTGACTGTTGTTGATGCAAATGACAATGCCCCACAGTTTATTCAATCCCAGTACAGCGTGAGTGTTCCTGAGAACGTGCCAGTGAAAACATGTCTGCTCAGGGTAAATGCCACAGATCCAGATGAGGGAATAAACGGGGATGTGTCTTATTATTTCCGGAAAATTACTGAGAAAACTTCGCAATTATTCGAACTGAATGCTTTGACTGGGGATATATCCATTTTGGAAAATCTAGATTATGAGGAATGTAATTTCTATGATATAGATATTGAAGCCCGAGATGGGGCTGGACTTCTGGACAGAGCCAAGATTCTGATCAAAGTACTGGATGTGAATGACAACGCTCCCGAAGTCACCATCACTTCTGTTATCACCTCAATCTCTGAAAATTCTTCTGCAGGGTCGGTGATTGCCCTTTTCAATGTACACGACAGAGATTCTGGGGAAAATGGCCAGGTCATGTGCTCcattccagaaaacctccctttCAAACTTGAAAAGTCCTATGGAAATTATTATACTCTAGTGACCGACAGAGCACTGGATCGGGAACAAGTCTCCATGTACAACATCACCGTGACAGCCACAGATGGAGGGAGTCCCCCTCTGTCCGCTGACACTCACATCTCCCTGCACATAGAAGACATCAATGACAACCACCCGGTTTTTGTCCAGACATCAGAATCGACTTATGTCATGGAGAACAATCCCAGAGGAACTTCTATTTACTCTCTGACTGCTCATGACTCCGATATCGGGGAGAATGGTCACGTCACTTACTCCATTATGGATGATTCGATACATGGTGCATCTCTCTCCTCCTATGTTTCCATTAATTCTGAAACTGGCGTTCTCTATGCTCTGCATTCCTTTGATTATGAACAGTTCCGAGAACTGAAGCTAGGAGTGACAGCCAAGGACTCTGGAGATCCTCCTCTCAGCAGCAACATATCTCTGACTCTGTTTATCCTGGATCAAAATGATAACGCCCCAGAAATCCTGTACCCTGCCTTCCCTACTGATGGTTCCAGCGGAGTAGAACTGGCCCCTCGCTCTGCAGAGCCAGGGTACCTGGTGACCAAGGTGGTGGCAGTTGATGGAGACTCTGGCCAGAATGCCTGGCTGTCCTACCGCCTGATCAAGGCCACAGAGCCTGGTCTCTTCTCTGTGGGTCTTCATTCAGGAGAAATCAGGACCGTTCGGACATTCCTGGACAAAGATGCCCTCAAGCAGAATCTTCTAGTGGCAGTGACAGATAATGGGGAGCTCCCCCTCTCTGCCACTGTCAGTATCACCATAATTGTGGCTGACAGCATCCCCAAGATCCTTTCCGAGCTCAGCAATCCCGAGCCATCAGATGACCTTAAAGACTCCAACCTCACATTCTATCTTGTCATCGCTGTGGCTGCGGTTTCCTGTTTGTTCTTTATCTTCATTGTCATTTTATTGGCGCTCAAATTACACAGGTGGAGGACCTCAAAGTTTCTGAGTGCATCTACTGGGCATTTTGGAAACATCCATTCCTCCCAGTTTGTGGGCATTGATGGAGTGAGAGCCTTTCTCCAAACACATACCCAAGAAGTTTCCCTCACCACTGATTCTCGGAAAAGCCAGTTGTTATTTCTGGGACCAAACTATGCAGATACTATATCAATACAGCAGACCTGTGATAAAAAGGAACCTCCATTAATACCtcatgagtcaattctctctaatGAGGATCAATCCTTCTTACAG GATTTTCTCTTGAATGATGCTTCCAGGATCCTGAACAACACTAATGGGGAACTCCAGGTCGCCTCTAACATAGGCATTCCTTCTCATGTAAGTTTTTGCAATcatctcttcattattttttgtacaGTGTTTTCATTGTGCATTAGttgttaa